A genome region from Arthrobacter sp. V1I9 includes the following:
- a CDS encoding deoxyribodipyrimidine photo-lyase, giving the protein MAFSDETSIVWLRDDLRLDDNPALTDAAALGLPVTVVFILDEESVGIRPLGGASRWWLHHSLSALANALEDRGSRLLLRRGPAAAVLAELATETTAAHLFWNRRYGLPERTVDAAVKTWADGNGVNASSYQANLLFEPWTVRTGAGGPYKVFTPFWRACLAKDGIREPHEAPDQLPSPATSKGGALPGGEDLDSWNLLPHSPDWSGGLAKTWEPGEDGARRRLEDFLAGPAEDYGTGRNVPAVEGTSRLSPHLRFGEISPFRVWREIRRRFPRQVPADVGIFRSELGWREFCWHLLYTNPELATRNYRPEFDRFEWQSLSTGELKAWQRGRTGYPLVDAGMRQLWQTGWMHNRVRMAAASFLVKNLLADWRVGEQWFWDTLVDADAASNPANWQWVAGSGADASPYFRIFNPVTQSKKFDSAGRYLRQFIPELAGLDGKAIHEPWKAGEVPGYPEPLVGLAESRVRALETYGKLKD; this is encoded by the coding sequence ATGGCTTTTTCCGATGAAACTTCCATCGTCTGGTTGCGTGACGATCTGCGCCTGGATGACAACCCTGCACTGACCGACGCGGCAGCGCTGGGCCTGCCCGTAACAGTCGTGTTCATACTGGACGAGGAGTCAGTTGGGATCCGGCCGCTGGGTGGAGCCAGCCGCTGGTGGCTGCACCATTCCCTGTCCGCGCTGGCCAACGCTTTGGAGGACAGAGGCTCGCGCCTCCTCCTTCGCCGCGGACCTGCGGCAGCTGTTCTCGCGGAGCTGGCCACCGAGACAACTGCTGCCCACCTCTTCTGGAACCGGCGGTACGGACTGCCGGAGCGCACCGTGGATGCCGCCGTGAAGACGTGGGCGGACGGCAACGGCGTCAACGCTTCCAGCTACCAGGCAAACCTCCTGTTCGAGCCCTGGACCGTTCGCACCGGCGCCGGCGGACCTTACAAAGTGTTCACACCCTTCTGGCGGGCCTGCCTCGCCAAGGACGGCATCCGCGAGCCGCATGAAGCGCCGGATCAGCTTCCTTCCCCTGCCACAAGCAAAGGAGGGGCACTTCCTGGGGGCGAGGACCTGGACAGTTGGAACCTCCTGCCGCACTCCCCCGACTGGAGCGGTGGCCTTGCCAAGACCTGGGAACCAGGAGAGGACGGAGCCCGGCGTCGCCTGGAAGACTTCCTGGCCGGACCGGCGGAAGACTACGGGACGGGCCGTAACGTGCCTGCGGTCGAAGGAACCAGCCGCCTGTCCCCGCACCTGCGTTTCGGCGAGATCAGTCCGTTCAGGGTTTGGCGGGAAATCCGCCGGCGGTTCCCGCGCCAGGTACCGGCCGACGTCGGGATCTTCCGCTCCGAGCTCGGTTGGCGGGAGTTTTGCTGGCACCTCCTGTACACCAACCCGGAACTGGCCACCCGCAACTACCGCCCGGAGTTTGACCGCTTTGAGTGGCAGTCGCTCAGCACCGGCGAGCTGAAAGCGTGGCAACGGGGCCGCACTGGCTACCCCCTTGTTGACGCCGGAATGCGGCAGTTGTGGCAGACAGGCTGGATGCACAACCGCGTGCGGATGGCGGCGGCTTCCTTCCTGGTGAAGAATCTCCTGGCAGACTGGCGTGTGGGCGAGCAGTGGTTCTGGGACACCCTCGTTGATGCGGACGCGGCCAGCAACCCCGCCAACTGGCAGTGGGTGGCCGGCTCCGGAGCTGATGCTTCCCCTTACTTCCGCATCTTCAACCCGGTGACGCAAAGCAAGAAATTCGACTCAGCCGGCCGCTACCTGCGCCAGTTCATCCCGGAACTTGCCGGCCTCGACGGGAAAGCCATCCACGAGCCCTGGAAAGCCGGCGAGGTGCCCGGGTACCCGGAGCCGCTGGTTGGGCTGGCTGAGTCCCGCGTGAGGGCCTTGGAGACCTACGGCAAACTCAAGGACTAA
- a CDS encoding electron transfer flavoprotein subunit beta/FixA family protein, with translation MKIIVLVKHVPDAQFDRHLNGEGYTTDRDESILSELDEYALEAALQLAEARGGSKAGNQVIALSMGPAGAVNSVKKSLQMGATEGVHLTDAALAGSDAAATSLALSAAVRYLNQDAPVDLIITGMASTDGETSLVPAQLAERLGLPQVTFASSLDVDGGRLVARRDADTSSETVEAALPALVSVTDQINEPRYPNFKGIIAAKRKTITTLSLADIGVDPAQVGHAGSWTAVTNAEERPPRTAGTIITDEGDAGIKLVDFLAAQKLL, from the coding sequence TTGAAGATCATCGTCCTGGTCAAGCATGTACCGGACGCCCAGTTCGACCGTCACCTCAACGGGGAGGGCTACACGACTGACCGTGACGAAAGCATCCTGTCGGAGCTGGACGAGTATGCCCTCGAGGCCGCACTGCAGCTGGCCGAGGCGCGCGGCGGCAGCAAGGCCGGCAACCAGGTCATCGCCCTGAGCATGGGTCCGGCCGGTGCGGTCAACTCCGTCAAGAAGTCCCTTCAGATGGGCGCCACTGAGGGCGTGCACCTGACCGATGCGGCCTTGGCAGGATCTGATGCTGCGGCCACCTCGCTGGCGCTTTCGGCAGCAGTACGGTACCTGAACCAGGATGCACCGGTGGACCTGATCATCACCGGCATGGCCTCCACCGACGGCGAGACCTCCCTGGTGCCCGCGCAGCTCGCCGAACGCCTTGGCCTTCCCCAGGTAACGTTTGCTTCGTCCCTGGACGTGGACGGCGGACGGCTCGTGGCGCGCCGCGACGCGGACACAAGCTCAGAGACCGTAGAGGCCGCCCTCCCGGCGCTGGTCTCCGTCACGGACCAGATCAACGAGCCGCGGTACCCCAACTTCAAGGGCATCATCGCCGCCAAGCGCAAGACCATCACCACCCTATCCCTCGCCGACATCGGCGTGGATCCAGCCCAGGTGGGCCACGCCGGCTCTTGGACCGCGGTGACCAACGCGGAGGAACGGCCGCCCCGGACTGCCGGAACCATCATCACCGACGAAGGCGACGCCGGCATCAAGCTGGTTGACTTCCTGGCCGCCCAGAAGCTGCTCTAA
- a CDS encoding TPM domain-containing protein, whose protein sequence is MRSKFKRILAVIGLTGLLAVPAGAAWAEPPVTIPSGTNIVDKAKVFGGRTGEVQEAVQKLLKDHKYNLYVVTVDTFEDPADPKAWSQAVASTKGMGRADVILAMSDDGKYYFSPNSASPISSKTSNISQNAIVANLAGGKRDFAQAAIDTAAAVGDAAGGGSGNVPSGDGAGAAVLVGTGVVAAGGAGAYLYFRNRRKKAAAVQSSSASYGPQGGQVDPLASLSVEELRRKSGSLLIEADDAIKSSEQELMFAQAQYGDSAVGNFTKALDEAKGHMTESFKLQQQLDDHIPDTEEQQRSWLGEIIRRSEAALASLQEQKADFDSLRELEKNAPRALAAVNAGAREADAKIASAEQSLTALRGKYAESALAQVSDNILQAKERLAFVQNASATAEQKLGENEGSLAAVAVRAAEESLHQTNVLLDAISKRSSSLDEARNGLEAAVVDTSQDLAQARAMIQSGAHSELAGPVAAVEAALAQVKAEIKGGKIDPIATLQRVETAHQSLDQALSGVRDQQEQARRAQASLQQTIMSAQAQISATSDYITARRGGVGTEARTRLAESQRNLDYALSIARTDPVTALTYAQQAHALAAQAAQLAQADVDHFDGYANQGYGRGGMFGGGGGGGLGGAILGGILINSILNGGGGGGWGGGHGDGGGWGGGDFGGGDFGGGDFGGGDSGSF, encoded by the coding sequence ATGCGGTCAAAGTTCAAACGTATTCTCGCCGTGATCGGCCTGACCGGCCTGCTGGCGGTGCCCGCCGGCGCGGCCTGGGCAGAACCGCCGGTCACTATTCCGTCCGGGACGAACATCGTTGACAAAGCCAAGGTCTTCGGCGGTCGTACGGGCGAGGTCCAGGAAGCAGTTCAGAAGCTTTTGAAGGACCACAAGTACAACCTTTACGTCGTCACTGTGGATACCTTCGAAGACCCCGCTGATCCTAAGGCTTGGTCCCAAGCCGTGGCCTCAACCAAGGGCATGGGCAGGGCAGACGTCATTCTCGCGATGTCCGACGACGGCAAGTACTACTTCTCCCCTAACTCGGCAAGCCCCATCTCTTCCAAGACCAGCAACATCAGCCAGAACGCTATCGTTGCGAATCTGGCTGGCGGCAAGCGCGATTTCGCCCAGGCAGCCATCGACACCGCGGCGGCAGTCGGCGATGCGGCCGGCGGCGGCAGTGGCAACGTCCCCTCGGGTGACGGTGCCGGCGCAGCCGTTCTGGTAGGAACCGGTGTTGTGGCTGCCGGTGGTGCGGGTGCATACCTGTACTTCCGCAACCGGCGGAAGAAGGCTGCAGCGGTGCAGTCATCCAGCGCAAGCTATGGACCCCAGGGCGGTCAGGTTGACCCGTTGGCATCCCTGAGCGTGGAAGAGCTGCGCCGCAAGAGTGGCTCCCTCCTCATTGAGGCGGACGACGCCATCAAGTCCAGCGAGCAGGAACTGATGTTCGCCCAGGCGCAGTACGGCGATTCCGCCGTAGGCAATTTCACCAAGGCACTGGACGAAGCCAAGGGCCACATGACGGAATCGTTCAAGCTGCAGCAGCAGCTTGACGACCACATTCCGGACACCGAAGAGCAGCAGCGTTCCTGGTTGGGCGAGATCATCCGCCGCTCGGAAGCGGCGCTGGCGTCGCTCCAGGAGCAGAAGGCGGACTTCGATTCCCTCCGCGAACTGGAAAAGAACGCCCCGCGGGCGCTCGCAGCCGTTAACGCAGGAGCCCGCGAAGCAGACGCGAAGATCGCCAGCGCCGAGCAGTCACTCACCGCGCTTCGGGGCAAGTATGCCGAGAGCGCGCTGGCACAGGTCTCGGACAACATTCTGCAGGCGAAGGAGCGGCTAGCTTTCGTTCAGAACGCTTCCGCCACGGCGGAACAGAAACTGGGTGAAAATGAAGGAAGCCTCGCAGCCGTAGCTGTCCGCGCGGCGGAAGAGAGCCTGCACCAGACGAACGTACTTCTGGATGCGATCTCAAAGCGCTCATCAAGCCTGGACGAGGCCCGCAACGGCCTGGAGGCGGCAGTGGTGGACACTTCGCAGGACCTTGCCCAGGCAAGGGCGATGATCCAGTCCGGCGCGCACTCGGAGCTTGCCGGCCCTGTTGCCGCCGTCGAAGCTGCACTGGCCCAGGTTAAGGCGGAAATCAAGGGCGGAAAAATCGACCCGATCGCCACCCTCCAGCGCGTAGAGACCGCCCACCAGTCGCTCGACCAGGCGCTCAGTGGAGTGAGGGACCAGCAGGAACAGGCCCGGCGGGCCCAGGCATCACTTCAGCAGACCATCATGTCTGCCCAGGCCCAGATCAGCGCCACTTCCGACTACATCACCGCCCGGCGCGGCGGCGTAGGAACAGAGGCCCGCACACGGCTGGCGGAGTCGCAGCGGAACCTGGACTACGCCCTGTCCATCGCCCGTACCGATCCCGTAACCGCCCTGACATACGCCCAGCAGGCCCACGCCCTGGCTGCCCAGGCAGCCCAGCTGGCTCAGGCGGACGTGGACCACTTTGATGGCTACGCCAATCAGGGTTACGGCCGCGGCGGTATGTTCGGCGGAGGCGGTGGCGGCGGACTTGGCGGCGCTATTCTCGGCGGCATCCTGATCAACTCCATCCTCAACGGAGGCGGTGGCGGCGGCTGGGGCGGCGGCCACGGCGACGGGGGCGGCTGGGGCGGCGGCGATTTCGGCGGCGGCGACTTTGGCGGCGGGGACTTCGGCGGAGGGGACTCCGGAAGCTTCTAA
- a CDS encoding PspA/IM30 family protein, which produces MVKQSIFGRIAQLAKANINTLLDNAEDPQKMLDQMVRDYTNNIAEAESAVAQTIGNLRMLEDDYNEDVKNSRDWGNKALAASRKADEYRASGNAADAQKFDNLAKVALQRQISAENEAKGAEPSIASQREVVDKLKTGLDQMKGKLNQLTSKRNELVARSKTAAAQSQVHDAIKSIDFMDPTSEVGRFEEKIRREEAKVRGQQELTESSLDAQFNQLEDLGEQVEIEARLAALKSGGTAKPAIGAGAGGSAASESTVNEADFDKL; this is translated from the coding sequence ATGGTTAAACAGTCCATTTTCGGCCGTATCGCACAGCTGGCAAAGGCGAACATCAACACTCTGCTGGACAATGCTGAGGATCCACAGAAGATGCTGGACCAGATGGTACGGGACTACACCAACAACATCGCTGAGGCGGAGTCGGCCGTGGCCCAGACCATCGGCAACCTCCGCATGCTTGAGGACGACTACAACGAGGACGTCAAGAACTCCCGCGACTGGGGCAACAAGGCCCTTGCCGCGTCGCGCAAGGCTGATGAATACCGCGCCAGCGGCAATGCGGCTGATGCCCAGAAGTTCGACAACCTGGCCAAGGTGGCCCTCCAGCGGCAGATATCGGCTGAAAATGAGGCCAAGGGCGCGGAGCCGAGCATCGCTTCCCAGCGCGAAGTGGTGGACAAGCTGAAGACCGGCCTTGACCAGATGAAGGGCAAGCTTAACCAGCTGACCAGCAAGCGCAACGAACTGGTTGCCCGTTCGAAGACTGCAGCGGCGCAGTCGCAGGTGCATGATGCCATCAAGAGCATTGACTTTATGGACCCCACCAGCGAAGTAGGCCGTTTCGAAGAGAAGATCCGCCGCGAGGAGGCCAAGGTCCGCGGGCAGCAGGAACTCACGGAGTCCAGCCTGGATGCGCAGTTCAACCAGCTTGAGGACCTCGGAGAACAGGTGGAGATCGAAGCACGTCTTGCCGCGTTGAAATCCGGCGGCACGGCAAAGCCGGCTATCGGCGCGGGTGCCGGCGGCTCAGCAGCCTCCGAGTCCACGGTGAATGAAGCTGATTTCGACAAGCTCTGA
- a CDS encoding UPF0182 family protein, producing the protein MSTGKPPSRRGPLTPTLIVVALVVVGFIFFANVWTDVLWYRQLGFIEVFITENLARIAIFAAGFAIMFLAVFFAIRIAYQSRPVYAPDSEIRDNLNRYQAQLEPVRRVVMVGLPVLFGLFAGSAAASQWQKVLLFFNQEQFGKQDPQFGMDISFYLMTLPFLGFVTGFLISVVVIAGIAGILTHYLYGSIRLMERGVFTSRAAQIHIAVAGAAFLVLLGINFWLDRFSAVQSNNGRWAGALYTDVNAVIPTKSILAVAAALVAILFIVAAVIGRWRLPLIGTAMLVITSILAGGVYPWVIQQFQVRPSEETLEREFIQRNIDNTRAAYGLDKIQVDRYDATNTATTGALAPDAQTTANIRLLDPNLISDAFSQLEQYRPYYQFPEALNVDRYEVDGKIQDTVIAVRELNPANVATNQQGWLNQHVVYTHGYGVVAAKGNKFTVDGKPEFLQSGIPSTGVLGDDSSYEPRIYFGESSPDYSIVGAPDGAPAREQDRPSGREGEGETQYTFEGNGGPNVGSFFNRVLYSIKFQSSDLLLSDGVNPESQILYERNPRDRVEKVAPYLTVDGNAYPAVVDGRVKWIVDGYTTSQYYPYSQQEQLSDATADSQTTSGRAVALPNSTVNYIRNSVKATVDAYDGSVTLYAWDDQDPLLKSWQKVFPTSLKPFSEMSGDVMSHVRYPEDLFKVQRQLLGEYHVTDPSSFYKTNDAWSVPADPTVDSNTDVKQPPFYMSLQMPDQEKPAFQLTSSFIPQIVNGNARNVLYGFLAADSDAGNQAGVKAESYGKLRLLQIPPEIQVPGPGQAQNKFNSDPTVSQALNLLRQGASDVLNGNLLTLPVGGGILYVQPVYLKSTGETSYPTLQRVLVAFGDKVGFAPTLDEALKQLFGGDSGAAAGDSDNNGQTPADPAAPASPGGADAKADLKAALDEANTAIQAGQAALAAGDFAAYGEAQKRLAAALQKAVEAEGKIPAAAPEASPAPASTATPQATPSPSPGS; encoded by the coding sequence ATGTCCACAGGTAAACCCCCCTCAAGACGGGGGCCGCTGACGCCCACCCTGATCGTTGTTGCCCTGGTGGTTGTGGGCTTCATCTTCTTTGCCAACGTCTGGACCGATGTCCTCTGGTACCGGCAGCTTGGCTTCATCGAAGTGTTCATTACTGAGAACCTGGCCCGGATCGCGATCTTCGCTGCCGGGTTCGCCATCATGTTCCTGGCCGTCTTCTTCGCCATCCGCATCGCCTACCAGTCGCGGCCGGTCTACGCCCCTGACTCGGAAATCCGCGACAACCTGAACCGCTACCAGGCGCAGCTCGAACCTGTCCGCCGGGTTGTTATGGTGGGCCTGCCCGTCCTGTTCGGCCTCTTCGCCGGAAGTGCAGCGGCCAGCCAGTGGCAGAAGGTCCTCCTGTTCTTCAACCAGGAACAGTTCGGCAAGCAGGACCCGCAATTCGGCATGGACATCAGCTTCTACCTCATGACGCTGCCGTTCCTGGGCTTCGTCACCGGCTTCCTGATCAGCGTGGTGGTCATCGCCGGCATCGCAGGCATCCTCACGCACTACCTCTACGGCAGTATCCGGCTGATGGAGCGCGGTGTCTTCACCAGCCGCGCCGCGCAAATCCACATCGCCGTCGCCGGTGCGGCCTTCCTGGTGCTCCTGGGCATCAATTTCTGGCTGGACCGTTTTTCGGCAGTGCAGAGCAACAACGGACGCTGGGCCGGGGCCCTTTACACGGACGTCAACGCCGTCATCCCGACAAAGTCCATCCTGGCCGTGGCTGCAGCGCTGGTTGCCATCCTGTTCATCGTGGCCGCGGTTATTGGCCGCTGGCGGCTGCCCCTGATCGGCACTGCGATGCTGGTCATCACGTCTATCCTGGCGGGCGGCGTCTACCCCTGGGTTATCCAGCAGTTCCAGGTAAGGCCCTCGGAGGAAACGCTGGAAAGGGAATTCATCCAGCGCAACATCGACAACACGCGTGCGGCTTACGGTTTGGACAAAATCCAGGTAGACCGGTACGACGCCACCAACACAGCCACCACGGGCGCGCTGGCACCGGACGCTCAGACGACGGCGAACATCCGGCTGCTGGACCCGAACCTGATCTCTGACGCGTTCTCGCAGCTGGAGCAGTACCGTCCCTACTACCAGTTCCCCGAAGCCCTCAACGTGGACCGCTACGAGGTGGACGGCAAGATTCAGGACACGGTTATCGCCGTCCGCGAGCTGAACCCCGCCAACGTGGCTACAAACCAGCAGGGCTGGCTCAACCAGCACGTTGTGTACACACACGGCTATGGTGTGGTGGCAGCAAAGGGAAACAAGTTCACGGTGGACGGCAAGCCCGAGTTCCTGCAGTCAGGCATTCCCTCGACGGGCGTGCTGGGCGATGACTCAAGCTACGAGCCCCGGATCTACTTCGGCGAATCCTCGCCGGACTACTCAATTGTGGGCGCGCCGGACGGTGCCCCTGCACGCGAGCAGGACAGGCCTTCCGGACGCGAAGGGGAGGGTGAGACCCAGTACACCTTCGAAGGCAACGGCGGGCCCAACGTTGGTTCTTTCTTCAACAGGGTGCTCTATTCCATCAAGTTCCAGTCCTCGGATTTGCTGCTCTCGGACGGTGTCAACCCGGAGTCGCAGATTCTGTACGAACGCAATCCCCGTGACCGCGTTGAGAAGGTTGCCCCGTACCTGACGGTTGACGGCAATGCCTACCCGGCGGTGGTGGACGGCCGCGTCAAGTGGATCGTGGACGGATACACCACCAGCCAGTACTACCCGTACTCGCAGCAGGAGCAGCTTTCGGACGCGACTGCGGACTCACAGACTACGTCCGGCCGTGCGGTCGCGCTGCCCAACAGCACGGTCAACTACATCCGCAACTCGGTGAAGGCTACGGTTGACGCCTACGACGGTTCGGTCACCCTGTATGCCTGGGATGACCAGGATCCGCTGCTGAAGTCCTGGCAGAAGGTGTTCCCCACGTCGCTGAAGCCGTTCTCGGAGATGTCCGGCGATGTTATGAGCCACGTCCGGTACCCGGAGGACCTGTTCAAGGTCCAGCGCCAGCTGCTGGGGGAGTACCACGTGACGGATCCGTCCAGCTTCTACAAAACCAATGATGCGTGGAGCGTTCCGGCGGATCCCACAGTGGATTCGAACACCGACGTCAAACAGCCGCCGTTCTACATGTCGCTGCAGATGCCGGACCAGGAAAAGCCGGCTTTCCAGCTGACGTCCTCGTTCATTCCCCAAATTGTCAACGGGAACGCACGCAACGTCCTCTACGGCTTCCTCGCTGCGGACTCCGACGCAGGCAACCAGGCGGGTGTGAAGGCCGAGAGCTACGGCAAGCTGCGGCTGCTGCAGATCCCGCCGGAGATCCAGGTCCCCGGTCCCGGCCAGGCGCAAAACAAGTTCAACTCGGATCCCACTGTTTCGCAGGCCCTCAACCTGCTCCGCCAGGGCGCATCTGACGTGCTGAACGGCAACCTGCTCACGCTTCCCGTGGGCGGCGGCATCCTTTACGTCCAGCCGGTCTACCTCAAGTCCACCGGTGAGACGTCCTACCCCACGCTGCAGCGGGTCCTGGTGGCCTTCGGCGACAAGGTAGGCTTCGCCCCGACCCTCGACGAAGCGCTGAAGCAGCTCTTCGGCGGCGACTCGGGGGCAGCCGCAGGCGACTCGGACAACAACGGCCAGACTCCGGCGGATCCTGCGGCCCCTGCCAGCCCAGGGGGAGCGGATGCCAAGGCAGATCTGAAAGCGGCACTGGACGAGGCCAACACCGCTATCCAGGCCGGCCAGGCTGCGTTGGCCGCCGGTGACTTCGCTGCCTATGGCGAGGCGCAGAAGCGCCTTGCGGCTGCCCTACAGAAGGCAGTAGAGGCGGAGGGCAAGATCCCGGCTGCCGCTCCCGAGGCATCGCCGGCGCCGGCGTCCACAGCGACGCCCCAGGCCACGCCTTCGCCCTCGCCCGGCAGCTGA
- a CDS encoding cytochrome b/b6 domain-containing protein, whose protein sequence is MSTPTKKPGTAAGKRSRLYWGVPAVLAVLVLVVLIAKWLMGLPAVASFVADYPGHSELPAAAPAGFPAWLAWQHFLNAFFLLLIIRTGWQVRTTTRPSGHWTRNNKGLIKTKNPPTKITLELWFHLTLDALWILNGLVFAVLLFATGQWMRIVPTSWDVFPNALSAALQYASLNWPTENGWVNYNALQLLAYFVTVFVAAPLAFITGLRMSSAWPKKAAGLNKAYPIEWARAIHFPVMIYFVAFIVVHVFLVLATGALRNLNHMYGVRDDDGWFGFWVFLGSVAVMAAAWFLARPIFLRSVASLMGKVSR, encoded by the coding sequence ATGTCCACACCCACGAAAAAGCCCGGCACTGCCGCGGGCAAGCGGTCCCGGCTCTACTGGGGTGTCCCCGCGGTCCTCGCGGTGCTGGTCCTCGTGGTGTTGATCGCCAAGTGGCTGATGGGCCTGCCCGCCGTCGCTTCCTTCGTAGCCGACTACCCGGGCCATTCCGAACTGCCGGCGGCAGCCCCGGCGGGTTTCCCCGCCTGGCTTGCGTGGCAGCACTTCCTGAACGCTTTCTTCCTGCTGTTGATCATCCGCACCGGGTGGCAGGTCCGGACCACCACGCGCCCCAGCGGCCACTGGACCCGCAACAACAAGGGATTAATCAAAACGAAGAACCCGCCCACCAAGATCACCCTTGAGCTCTGGTTCCACCTCACACTGGACGCCCTGTGGATCCTCAACGGCCTGGTGTTCGCGGTGCTGCTGTTCGCCACGGGACAATGGATGCGGATAGTTCCCACCAGCTGGGACGTGTTCCCCAATGCGCTCTCGGCCGCCCTTCAGTACGCCTCCCTGAACTGGCCCACCGAGAACGGCTGGGTGAACTACAACGCCCTTCAGCTGCTCGCCTACTTCGTCACGGTCTTCGTCGCGGCGCCCCTGGCCTTCATTACGGGCCTGCGCATGTCTTCGGCGTGGCCGAAGAAGGCAGCCGGCCTCAACAAGGCCTACCCCATCGAATGGGCCAGGGCCATCCACTTCCCGGTGATGATCTACTTTGTTGCCTTCATTGTGGTGCACGTTTTCCTGGTGCTCGCCACTGGGGCCCTGCGCAACCTCAACCACATGTACGGCGTAAGGGACGACGACGGCTGGTTCGGGTTCTGGGTTTTCCTCGGCTCGGTAGCGGTGATGGCTGCGGCCTGGTTCCTTGCCCGCCCCATCTTCCTGCGTTCCGTTGCGTCCCTGATGGGCAAGGTCAGCCGGTAG
- a CDS encoding trypsin-like peptidase domain-containing protein yields MTENQTPGDSPESRGPGRQDAWQQPSANAGNSAGEVRDAHDRAASSASASAANQEPGASQSPTERLDQPHPVENPTQQLPGTRPAYPQRQPYPQHQPFYGQSVSDQNNSGQSAQGSQPAHHEPHGPQPHYGYYGQGQHNAQHTAPGGYAPLAPNPKDAPRRKASFGVGTLVASILAAGLVGGGVATVGAGEFFDSSGSTAATSSNSQPGTVIVNNQEDVNAITAAAVKATPSVVTISASSGGAGGTGSGIILNDQGHILTNTHVVTLDGQSANAALEVRTSDGRVLTAKLIGTDPLSDLAVIKVDNPSGLTPATLGDSGKLNVGDTAIAIGSPLGLTGTVTDGIVSTLNRTISVASAAAPEEGDSAEGDDEGGFQFAPPGGGQSQQTTAQNDISINVIQTDAAINPGNSGGALVNSSGEVIGVNVAIASAGSNSLSSSSGNIGVGFSIPINHAKRVAQEIIDTGKASHGQLGVSVKKKSASSGDSEFSVGAEVATLEPNSAAAKAGIKVGDVITKFNDLAIGEPEQLTAAVREQPAGSGVKITVLRNGAEQTLDVTLGAAAS; encoded by the coding sequence ATGACTGAGAACCAAACCCCCGGCGACTCTCCCGAGAGCCGCGGCCCGGGCCGGCAGGATGCCTGGCAGCAGCCCTCCGCCAATGCCGGCAACAGTGCCGGAGAGGTTCGGGATGCGCATGACAGGGCAGCCTCAAGCGCCTCGGCGAGCGCCGCCAACCAGGAGCCCGGTGCAAGCCAGAGCCCCACTGAACGGCTGGATCAGCCGCACCCGGTGGAAAACCCCACCCAGCAACTCCCCGGAACGCGCCCCGCTTACCCCCAGCGCCAACCGTACCCCCAGCACCAGCCCTTCTACGGGCAGTCCGTGTCCGACCAGAACAATTCCGGCCAGTCCGCGCAGGGCAGCCAGCCCGCACACCACGAACCCCACGGGCCCCAGCCCCACTATGGCTACTACGGCCAGGGCCAGCACAACGCCCAGCACACAGCCCCCGGCGGTTATGCACCCCTGGCTCCAAACCCGAAGGACGCCCCTCGCAGGAAGGCTTCGTTCGGCGTCGGCACCCTGGTAGCCAGCATCCTCGCGGCCGGACTCGTGGGCGGCGGAGTAGCGACTGTTGGTGCCGGTGAGTTCTTTGACAGCTCCGGCTCCACAGCCGCCACCAGCAGCAACAGCCAGCCCGGAACCGTCATCGTCAATAACCAGGAAGATGTGAACGCCATAACGGCGGCTGCAGTGAAGGCAACACCCAGCGTGGTGACCATCAGCGCTTCCAGCGGCGGAGCCGGCGGCACAGGTTCGGGCATCATCCTGAACGACCAGGGCCACATCCTTACCAACACCCACGTCGTTACGCTCGATGGCCAGTCCGCCAATGCAGCGCTCGAAGTCCGGACCAGCGATGGCAGGGTGCTCACCGCCAAACTGATTGGCACCGACCCGTTGTCAGACCTTGCTGTGATCAAGGTTGACAACCCCTCAGGCCTCACTCCTGCCACCCTTGGCGACTCGGGAAAGCTCAACGTGGGCGACACCGCCATAGCCATCGGCTCGCCGCTGGGCCTGACGGGAACGGTGACTGACGGAATTGTTTCAACGCTGAACAGGACCATCAGCGTCGCCTCGGCCGCGGCCCCCGAGGAGGGAGACAGCGCCGAAGGCGACGACGAGGGCGGGTTCCAGTTTGCGCCTCCCGGCGGCGGCCAGAGCCAGCAGACTACGGCCCAGAATGATATCTCCATTAACGTGATCCAGACCGATGCTGCCATCAACCCCGGCAACTCCGGCGGTGCGCTGGTGAACAGCAGCGGTGAGGTCATTGGGGTCAACGTGGCCATCGCCTCGGCCGGGTCGAACTCACTGTCCTCCTCGAGCGGCAACATCGGTGTGGGCTTCAGCATCCCCATCAACCATGCCAAGCGGGTTGCGCAGGAGATCATCGACACCGGAAAGGCGTCGCATGGACAGCTGGGCGTCAGCGTCAAAAAGAAGTCTGCTTCGAGTGGCGATTCCGAGTTCTCGGTAGGCGCGGAGGTTGCCACGCTTGAGCCAAATTCGGCTGCAGCGAAAGCCGGGATCAAGGTGGGCGATGTGATCACCAAGTTCAATGACCTCGCCATTGGTGAACCGGAGCAGTTGACCGCCGCAGTCCGGGAACAGCCTGCCGGATCCGGGGTCAAGATCACTGTCCTGCGCAACGGTGCCGAACAGACCTTGGACGTCACCCTCGGCGCGGCCGCCAGCTGA